The following is a genomic window from Asterias amurensis chromosome 8, ASM3211899v1.
ATTAGCcaactttggtgtttctgatcagcagagtgtgggtttgaatccccagtcgtgtccttaagcaagacacttaaccattgctttgtccttcggattggacgtaaagccgttggtcccatgtgttatccaaaagagaaggggtttgccccggtgttcctggctgtggctgctgtacataatttggttttagaatccatcactgcaataacctgtctttctgaaagtttgtacttACTCaatgccttgagtaccttgtaaGTAGGTACatacgctatataagactttgatgttattatttttaagcagttgtgttttttatattttttaattacccGATGTGTCTGATGCCTCTTAGCATCTCAGTCTTCCATTAGCATCTGCATTTCCAAAGTTGTGTAAATGTTGATCAAAGAACGTATTGTACGTTCAGTCCTCTTACTACAGCCCTGCGGATTCAGACAACGACGATGAGGGGCTTGATGGTGCGGCATCTAGAGTTAAAGgtcaaccaatcaaaacaaaagaatCCAGTAAACAAGAAGAAGGAGCTGTGGGTTGTAGTACATCATCTGAGTCGTTAAGTGAAGGAGAATCTGAGTTTAGTACACCTCCAGTTAGTGTATCGCCAAACAAGCAACTTGGCAAGGTATCAATAaaacattcattcataaataccccagacagtttctctactcctattggtggagagcgcgtcgcgtgggggtgtttaaacggttgataatgaccagtgtttataaccagctggcttccgcgtgtcaggcacgcaagattatcacgcggaacgaaATTCATAGCTTTTAGTAACAGCGTATAATCTACCTCTAAGCACgagtgtaatctatttctaagcgcgcgcgcgtacacacaacccatgcgcaacagactcttcacaaagtttttgaaaaaaaataattcaaacctagaattttcaactgtcaaagtgtctataattgtattttttttaagtttttttttcaaaagggcatttatgaatgggaataaaagagtagtgactcgttcttaaacgtccgtttaaaaccttgaagGGTCGTTTCCGTGCGCTAAAGTCCCTCACCGCCTTCGGCTTGGGCCTTTTTCACACAGCCATTCGACCCTGCTGGCTTAAAACAGCCGTGTAAGAACTTGTCGCTggccttttattcccttattaacagTTTGAATGACTGGATTTACTCTTCAGAAAGAAGAGAAAGAGTTGCCTAAGGAGAATGAAGATGTGAGTAGAGGTTCAGGTGTAGCTACACAATCAGCACTGCAAGGAGCTACAGTATCTGCTAGTGAGAGTATAGATAATGAAAGGAAAGATTGTGTACGAATGCCTGCATTCCTACAGCTGCCTGCTTGTAAATGCTCTCCTCATGTACTACAGTTTGTACCTATTCTACCTGGGACTACAATGGTCATTGTCATCGAGGTGAGATCAATTTATGTATAgttatgatttatttatttatttatttatttcctttatttacccagggtgagccaaatcagtaaaaaactGGTTTCCATTTGGGCCCTGTGAACAAACTAACATGTTTaaagtaaacataaaataacaatgatttttaaaatgatCTTAAAGTAGTATAAAGAATACACACATATCTGACAGGAAAGTAACCAGATATTCATTCTATGACTTTCTTTATGTCAAGAAAATTGGCATAGAAGTTGAGAACCTTGTTTAATCCTAAAAGTGTCCTTTGTTTTTCGGCAGGGCCACTGGCCCTCACACCATGATGCCTTCAATTGACCTTTATGAAAGTTCAAGTTCAAACTGGGCATGTTATGGCTGAGTGGTTGAAGagcactggacccaagctctggtttttctgatcagcagagtgtgggttcaagtcccagtcatgacacttgagttcttaagcaagacacttaaccattatggCTTCATCAGTCTGACGGGACATAAAGCCGTAGAccttgtgtgttgtgtaatgcacgtacaAGAACACAGTTACTTAttgctaagagaaggggtttgccctggtgtgtCTTGAAGTGGCTGCTAAATGTGCACAGCACCTTTCAAacctttataaggtgctacataaatttGGTCtcataattttgaagatttcaGTAACTTGTCTCAGaatttgtctgtctgttattactattattattcattCAAATATTGCAGACACTAAGTACTCATAAAGTTATTACATATGAGGGTAGATATTATTGATGTGAATGATTAGTAACCTGTGTGCCAATTTGGTAGCCAGGTCTGTTGACTCAGCAAAGATTGGAGCTGGTTTTAGAAATGACATTATGATTAACAGATGAAGATATtgtgtaaatgtttttgttctgtttattactgtttttattattatttgtaggTGAGGTTTCAACTGGCTAAGATGATCAGCAAGACGTTAGATATCTTGACTCAGATTGGACAGTCTAGGAACGAGTCTGAGACACATTTGCATTACTCACCACGCTTAATCATCGAGTCTTTGGAGAATATGGTCAAACAAATATGTGACCACGCCAGGAAATTCAAGGTAGCTCATTCATCTGGATAATCTTCTTCGCTTTGTCTGATTTTTTAAACGACAAAGGAATATTTCTGTTTGATTTTGTCATCTCATGCCTAAGTTAGTAACTGCAAAATGATTTTATCTTTCTGTTGACCTAGCTGTTGCACCTACATTAGGTCACTCGAGGCGACTGTCTTCCATGCTCAACATTTTGGGAGTTAAGTCAATTGCATATACAAATTATAAGCTTGTAAGTGCTGCGTTATCTAAAATGCGCACCGCTTTGTGTTACACATACAAGGACAGTTTTTACCAAACATGCACAGCCAAGCAGATTGTGATGAGGATGTCAGGTGAAATTGATCAGAATCAGAATATAAAGATTTTACCAACTACAATATTTTTATTCTCAAGCTCTTAACTGAGAAAGTCCATAACTAACCCTTTGAATCTtgttattttgaaaatgtacgTTTTTTCATGAACTAAGCATCAGAGAAATCTCTAATTGTGTTTATGGGCTAGTCATAGTGATCTTGTGTAATAAATACTGATTATAAtatgttttcaaatttgcaGACAAACTGCATGAACAGGCATCAGGAAGATTTGAAGGACACTTGGAATAATGTAAAACGCTTTGGGCTTCAGGAATATCTAGATACTCATCGGACAGTAATCATTCCAGCAAGGTAATCAAAGATCTTACTAGTCCAGGCATTACATACACAAATAAATGTCTTACATGTATAGACAAATCCATTCATTACCACCTACCAAGTTTGTAATTCACCATGGAGTACATGTGCCACACACTCAATGCCTAACACAAGGGCTCGCATTTGGCGAGAAAATCCACATGACTGAAGGGCTTGTAGCTGAacatttttactggaccagaatttattCAACAAAACCAGATTCGAAACGAGTTAAACAAGCAATAACATGACAAAGAGAAGATCTATCTCATTTGTCATGCTACTTCGATACTccacagaattgaaagatatatCAGAATCATTGTAATCATTTTCCACAAAGATACTACACAATGAGGTATTACTGTTATTAGTCAACtggaaaacacaagaccactggGCTTGTTCGATTGCCATTGTACCGGCCCAATGCTTAAAGTACTGACTCTGGCCTGTGGTCAAGTGTTTATTTTGAGCCCTGGATGCAGCAATCCAGCTTTGTTTATATGTGTACATTATTTGTTCGAATGGAGTTCAATCATAATCAGTTTTTTGATGGACTTGGGAGTGTGGGGTATCACAGTCATAATTGATCAATGTTAAAAAGTTGATAACTTTGTCAACATTTTCTATCCATATTTGAGATATTTGATTTGCTATCCGATTCTTTGTCTCCAGGTTAGAGTCTGCTCTGTCTGAGATGTGTCGTTTACTTAAAGTCATTTTCAGGGTGCGATACTTCActgtgaaatccaaccctgaGAGTGTGTCCAAACGCTATGCAGAAGCCATTAAAGATTCACAAAGCTTACTGAGGGAGAGTTTGTATCATTATCAACAATACTTAACCATCAAGGCAAAGCGCAATATCACCATGACTACATACCTAGAAGACTTCCCAGGTCTTGTACATTTTATACACGTTGATAGGAAGACTGACCAGAtcacagcgccctctatcagTGTGTCTGAAGTACCATATGATGGGATAGTGCAGTCTGGGGCATCATCATTAGTAAAGGAGAAGGTTAGTTCAGTCAACCATTCACAAATTAGATTTGATTAGTGTCTGTTACAATGATTTTCCCAGTCATAACTAAGTGACCGCTTAAACTTGAGTTCCTCAGATTATAgggacagttgctatgtcacatgggTTAAGGGTACGCTTTTGCGTAGTCATAAGAGACGTTGAACACCCTTACACATTTCTAAATGAATGTCCATGGACCTTTGGTACTAAGGTTTGCCTGAGGATCCAGGAAAGTTCACACCAATAAGTTAACCTTTAGTAGTACTAACTAGCCAgatcatctgggcccaatgtcatggttctgcttaccacATAATGATGGGCTTACTGTACCTTATGGATTTATAAGCAATAATTCTGTGGTAAAGCAggactatgaaattgggcccagatgttatTCATCccccagggatgagattgttcagacttttgtctgaattcagactttttatgtcggcctggtgaagaaaatcaaataatatttgtttccacaaataaagaaatcctgctcattggtctacttctctagtgctttgaatactgtttccaaaagctccttggaatctttAACCCCAGGGattaccaaacagtagaaatgccatcatttcaacttaactttgaatttgtatccaagtttcagacttttccgttagtaatgactctcacccctggttattatttggaaaacaatacatttttatGCATGTACCGGTAGCTCACCAGTCTAATAGTTATCTTGTAAGCAGCTTATCTGAATGTTTGTGTGTATCTAATGCCAGCCTACATTGTCTTCGTCTAGGTATGGAACATAGTACCTACAATGCATGAGTATTTAATGCAAGGATTCTATACAGCAGCATTAAGACAAGGAGATTTCTATTTCTCATATTACATCTACTTTGAAGATGTGACAGTAAGTATGATGAGTCTCTCTATGTATGGCCCATTAGACCACTGTCTAGAGACCAGTACATTCATGAGCAATTCAATCAGATTGATATGACTTATTTGGCTAACTTCTAAGAAAAATCATTCTAAAACACTCAACATTGATATAattgacaaaaagaaaaaaaagtcaatgaAACACAAGAAAACTTACaaaagaagaagtaattttgtgtatttgttttttacccttacacccaTGTAAAttagttctgtgaaaaaactCCACAAAAAAGGGTTTTTGTCAAGGCTAACAGAACAAGTCAGAATTATTTCCACTGTTGTGGGGGTTCTCCCCAGGTTTTTTGGAAAACTGGGGGGCTTTCTTGACCCAAATTTTGGAAGTTTGGCCAAATGACGCTGACTTGAAACTAAGTCTCctgaatgttttctactttgagtttatcttggttttaaatgCCCTAATGTGCATTCAAATTCTTGCCAATTTTCACTACAATATTGTGAAACAGTTAAAAATGAGACATGTGACACATTTACCTACACTTAACCTAATGTATACTCTGCTGCATTTCATTACTTGTTTGTATTAATAATcgattttgaatttgttttgcttttgaaGGGAAAGCTGGTAGCTGCCCAGCGATCAATGAAAACCGAAAATACTGACATTCCTGGTATCTTGACTGGAAACTTCTTCAAGTAAGTTCAATGTGAGGTTAGAAAGTCAAGTGTTATGGCTGAGAAGTTTGCAGTGGACACACCATAACCCGGGTGCAAAGTCTTCAGTTATGCCAATCTCAGCACTAAGGTTTCTCACCAAAGTGTTTAGCTGAAATAGACTTCAGGTTACCACTGCGtttcttaaagggttttgataccttttgtagatcactTTTTGGGCCATGACATAAATTCAAAAATTAGAAAAGCTAAAATCACAGAGTCGCGTAAAGTacagagtcgcgtaaatccaaTGTACATgcaaatcaaaatgttgtcttactgagacaaaaattgtaAACCTTTAAAGTTCATTGACCAACCTTAACAGAGACTGCATGACATAAAGTATGACAAAAATCAGAAAAGTGCAACAAGTTAACAAAGTCACTATTTAAATTGCTGCTTTATACATTTTGGGTTTGGTGCAGCATCTTGGAGCATAGACGGATACATTCATAAGGCACACATTGGTCAGCTTGGCACTTAAACCTGTTTAAAGATGTACAATTCCTATCCTAAGGAGTTGATAATGTAATTATGATATTTTGCATTATCAGTAGacacaaaatgacattttgtttgtgttttgtaaccAGGGACTTAGTGGAGCGTTGTTTCCCTGGTATCCCGCATGGTATGATTCGTTGCTGTGAGCTGCTATGCATTCATCTATCAGTGGTCCCCATCCAGTATGTTACAGCTCATGCAAGACGTTTAAGTGCATCATTATGGGAGACCTCAGGAGAAGTGGCCACACCCGTTAATCTTCTGtaacaataagccatttgcgagttagatttgaataatgtctggtacaatggcttgcttagtcacaagttaacgcttacatttgaattccacAGACTATAGAGCCAGTTGCtgtgtcaaatggttcgggaCAAGCTTTTGCATTGAAAACCTCCAGAtaagcaaaccctggtaccattgtgccatacacatccattcagaattgtgtaagGGTGTCCGTAACTACGCAAATCATGTGAGATAAAAACTGACTATATAGTCAGGAATTAAAGTTTATAATAGTCCgaggaattcaaattaaaagtgGCAACTTGTTATCCAGCAAGTCTTTCTATTAGACAATAAttagacaatattcaaatctaacgaGCAAATTGCTTATTGGACGATGGTAGAACAACCGAACACAATGGCTGCTTGGGCACATATTCAACAAGCTAGCTACCTGTAGGGTTGCGGTACAAAGTCACAAATCCTTTGTCTGCAAAGTATTATGGTTTGAATAAATTTTCAACCCAGAACATTTTAATGTGAGAattgattcatgcatgaatcatttcttAGATTTTTAGAGGTAGGTGTCTGGTCTTGAATGCTGCTGCTGCCATCATGTTAAATGTTTGACGGATTAAACGTTTATTTGAAAATAAGAAGACAGTTTTTCGCTTTttcagctgaaattttcacatgtgaaTTTGTAATTTTGCTTATTAACCAGCATTagatagaaaaaaaaccaatctgATTAACAATACAAGTCATTGATAGTTGAGTCATTGGATTAATATAAAGTGACCCTTTTATATTCAATCGAATGCACAAGGGAGTGGTTTTGGTTTGGGTCtatcagattttgtttttgacaaaacaTTCCTTACATAAGCTGACTGTGTAAATCTTCACTTCAACAAATTTAATTCAAGATAACAGAGTTTCCTTGTTTACTTGATTTTCAACTCTACTTACCTGGCTTTTCTTTGACTTTGTTGCATGTAAATATTTagtagtacatgtatttaagaaAACAGAGTCTCATTATTCATTAATTCTTGCCTATGTTATTAGTATATGATTTCTTTCATTTGGAAAATgcaataataaattattttggtaATTGATTGATAATTTTCTTTTAGAACTGATTAGTTGAAGACCGAGTGGGTATGTATTGACATATGATATAAAGACCGATTCCCCCATACAGTAAATTGCAATGGTCTGAAGGAAGTTGAATCCAAAGATGGTGCTGTTTCTACACAATTCACTGTATATGGAGGACAGAATCTCCCGTCATACAGGCTTTGTAAACCAGCCGACAATTTCACTTAAGaagagtcccaaccctgcactgtagcatgcagaccttaagattaatcctaagttaggacgagtaacttgtcctaactcgagataagacaagtcctaactctttgtgaaatcgatgccAGGATATattgtgtacaaattttgtatatAGTATGAACTTTTCTTTGTgcgtaattttgtttaattctgAGTTATTGGTGCTACATGAACACTGTGCAGCCAGTGTATCCATTTAAACGAAGCTCATTGCCAACTACGTTTTTTCCtgatttgttttatatcatGAATTTTCAGAGctcataaacaaaatttattcaaataattctattttaaaaattattttttaaataataaatgacaCACTAATAAATGATAAtgtaattatgcaaatttgattttgctttatttttatAAGAGACATACTTCTTGATATTTGTAAACATAATTGTGAACTTAATATTTCTATTGTTATTTCTATTGGTCATCCATTGTCTTTTTTGTGAACTCTAGCAACAAGTAATGATTCAAGATTAAGTTGATTCTTCTAAACTTGTTCGTTAGTGACACACTCAATGACGTTTTGTGATTAGCTGATCATGCGACTGTTttgtggacaccattggtaattactcaatataactataagcataaaaccgtacttggtaacgagtaatggggagctgttgatagtataaaaaattgtgagaaacggctcccttgaagtaacgtagttttcgaggaagaagtcatttgatttcgagacctcaattcgattttgaggttccgaaatcattatcaagcatctgaaagcacacaacttcgtgagacaagggtgttttttcatttattattatctcgcaacttcgacgaccaattgcactcaaattttcacaggtttgttattttatgcagatacaccaagtgagaagactggtctttgacaattaccaatagtgtccactgtctttgccTTCTTGGTCTTCCCATGACGTACTTTGCAAAGGTGCTTACCGAGTGAATGTGTGTTCATGCATACAGCAAGGTTGACTTCATGCTACATAAATTGagtaatataatataaacagtGACTGTTATGAATGTATTGGTGCAATATCTTCATGAGTTGAAATATGAAATGTTCTGTTTAATGAGGCGAAGCCGAGCTAAATGGACCACTTAATCTTTCAATGAATTAAGATATTCGCATCATTGCATGAATGCAAAacattcataatttgttttaaaaaatacccAGGTATGTGTCATTTGGAGGAAAAACAAATCACCACAAACAGGTTTTGTAGTCAGTCGCGCGATGGTTATTGTTGCGATGATAATCATTGAACGCTGAAATTGATATCTAACAAGATATTTGctagcattattttctgcttaacagctttttaAAACTGATTAACTGCGAATgcctctgagaaagactctgctagggttgaaacgtagGTCCAATATCTATTTGTTTGCAATTATACATCAGGTCTTTTTGGAGAGTAAGCAAATTGCAACAGCCATTTCTGTTTTTGCACACAAATGCTCTCTCTGAATGGAATAACTGCATCTTGTGTAATATGTTAGATGTTAATGTAGGTGTGACAAACAAAACTTAAATGCAATATagaagatatagaagagtttgtggtaacaccatgtaataacaatctctaaatgagttggggtggttctgaaaagaaccgttggattaacttgacgtttcgatcagtatgctctgatcgtcttctggagaatatAGAAGGTTCTTGTTCCATATTTATTTTCATCCAATAATTTTCAGTTCAGTAATATACTTTCAGATTCTACTGACAAAGAGATGTATGCATCAATTCAAACCCATGATttggaataaaataaaacagtctGACGGGAAATCTGTTATGAACGAACCTTGACTTTTGTGTCCAAAATCTGTATGTACAACCcagaaacattttcaaacttaagattgtaaaaacattttaagatttATTTTCAGTCTATAAATAGCGCAACAGCTTCTCTCTATCCACCCTAAAGAATGGGGTCTTAGCATGTCTCTTCCCTCTTAGGTTGACCACATAAGGAAGAAGGGCGGGGCGTCTAAGAATACAGCCTAACCCTCCGGGGGTGTAGACTCGTAGTTTAACCTCCATTCCATCAGCCGCTGTTACTGCTGcccaacctttaaaaaaaaaaaaaaaaaaaaaaagttcaaattcCTGTAAATCAGCATTAAGCAGAGTTCATCTTTGATGTTACAATCGAAAAATCCAAGGTGGAGCACatttaaactttttcaaaaatgtttactggaaaTTGGTGATTTCAAGTCAGGATTCACTTCACTTGCAGGCacggaattacacgcaggccccAAGGCCATGGCCTCCTGTTTCCCCGCgactttgccttggtgccccttcaaaagattccctttgactttaagattatctaatggaagtgctctttgaaaactgaaaatagccttgccccctcaaagatgaaatttaatAAATGGTTGATAAATGTTGTCTACTATCAACACAACAAATCAATTTATATTGTTGAAGAGGACATCTGAAGTTGGAACTTTGGCTACTTCAATTGTTTAGAAGAGAAGGAATATGTATTACATACCGACAGATGAGAAGAGTACATCAGCCGCACTGCAGTCCCATCCTACTCCATGGACCGTCATCTCCATTGGCTGCAATGGAGGTAGCGTCTTTAGTCTCTCTTTACCCCCTAGAGGTACCTGAACCAGCAACAAACTCATTGTCACGATCTCAAGAAAACGTTTAGACAGAGTATATGGGGGGATTTTGCAGAGCTTATAATTAATGACAACAATTGTGACAGCAGTCAGGGCATACACAAAGACTCCAAAGCTGATGTAAAGACGACTTCCTTAACTCTATTTTgatcaaaatgtaaactttcaaAAAGATCATCTAAAGGTCATGTGGTGTGTTGTTACCAATACCCATGGATATAAATCAGGCATGTGAGGGCAGTACACAAAACATGGTAATCTTTTGGTTTTAAAGCTTTGATAAAGAGTGTGGAGCGAATGCCATAACAGCATGATATCTTGGCTGACAAGAAAAACGCAGATGGGGAAATAAAACATGTGAATATCCCTGTAACTGGGAAAGTTTGACATGCCTGATAGAAAGGGCCAATTTAACCAGCCCTGCCAATAGACAGTGTAAAATTTGGTTTGATTTAATTGCCCAAGGATACCGTAGGGTTAAGATGGTTTGTTTCACCTGTACCATCTTTGTACTGAGTACTAGGAGACCCTATATACCAGGTTTTCACAATTAGTTTAAAACTGAAGTTATATCagcatcaataataataatatcaaagtcttatatagcgcacgatctaccaaacaaggtactcaagacgctgagtatatataaactttcagaaagataggtaattgcaatgatgaattctgagacccaattattgagcaccctatgagggtttacaagcagccacagccaggaacaccggggcgaaccccttctcttttcgataagtgcactgggttcttttacatgcgttacacaacacatgggaccaacggctttacatcccatccaaaggatgaagcaatggttaagtgtctgacttaaggacacaagtgtcatggctggggattcgaacccacactctgctgatcagaaacaccagagtttgaattcggtgatcttaaccgctcggccacaacacttccataTCAATCAAAGCCTAATGTTAATACCTTTAAGCGACCATTCTCCAACCAGTGCTGGTACTGCTCATCAGCTTTATCTGTTGAGACAAGACTGACTGGCAAAGCTTTAGAAGTAAAGACTGTGAAGAAGGCTGCCTTGTGACCCTTCAACAGAGACAGAGAAA
Proteins encoded in this region:
- the LOC139940336 gene encoding BLOC-3 complex member HPS1-like; amino-acid sequence: MKCLVVFRNPSMPDIVLLKADKAFINHINQAARERHLLEDESDVDYLDISVATQFFSPIVASYAAMSNELNSPYSSIKTHNDFLFVLRQCDGYLYIAVNGDETESELFLQRKLQVLQRLLTFYYGPILDQLRPDTQSARKTVWEEFTRVIDTWTELYNKEQCFLVEAIERLQVNQTVNEICISALETVLRKLRAVGEKYAVHAMLMVDAKLLALYSSRKASEFQSSDILLTTLLAQSFYPTTETLENLLSQSVAQSEWPTPFSQNLSSASDEFLSAGEEGSDDASSYYSPADSDNDDEGLDGAASRVKGQPIKTKESSKQEEGAVGCSTSSESLSEGESEFSTPPVSVSPNKQLGKKEEKELPKENEDVSRGSGVATQSALQGATVSASESIDNERKDCVRMPAFLQLPACKCSPHVLQFVPILPGTTMVIVIEVRFQLAKMISKTLDILTQIGQSRNESETHLHYSPRLIIESLENMVKQICDHARKFKTNCMNRHQEDLKDTWNNVKRFGLQEYLDTHRTVIIPARLESALSEMCRLLKVIFRVRYFTVKSNPESVSKRYAEAIKDSQSLLRESLYHYQQYLTIKAKRNITMTTYLEDFPGLVHFIHVDRKTDQITAPSISVSEVPYDGIVQSGASSLVKEKVWNIVPTMHEYLMQGFYTAALRQGDFYFSYYIYFEDVTGKLVAAQRSMKTENTDIPGILTGNFFKDLVERCFPGIPHGMIRCCELLCIHLSVVPIQYVTAHARRLSASLWETSGEVATPVNLL